The nucleotide sequence ATCCGCAAAGCCAATGACATTGGTGTTGCTTTGCATAAAAGTACAGCAAAAGTGTTGTTTTCCGATTATGCAGGCGGGCTCATTGGCGGACTGCTATTTTTGTTTTTGCTGCGCCCTTATTTTGGCCTCGTGAAAACGGCCTTCATCGTGGCAATGATTAATGTGGCGGTTGCGCTTTGGGTAGCCGTGAAATTCAGGAAGGAACTGAATCGGTTTTCTTTGCATGCAGGAGCAGGAGGTCTTTTGCTTTTATTGATCATCATCGGCATTTTAATGGGGGAAGAAGCAGCTTTTCACTTTGAACAAAAGCTATACAAAGATCCAATTGTTTATTCAGAGCAAACGAGTTATCAGCAAATTGTATTAACAAGAGAAGAAGGAGACACGCGGCTTTATTTAGATGGACAGCTACAATTTAGTTCAGCAGATGAACATCGCTACCATGAAACACTTGTTCATCCGGCTATGTCAGCAGCGGGCGGCCATCAGCGTATATTGATTCTCGGCGGGGGAGATGGGCTTGCTGTCAGGGAAGTATTAAAATATAAAGATACGCGCTCTATCACTCTGGTAGACCTTGATCCTAAAATGGTGGAGCTTGCTAATACGCATCATTTATTAACAGAGTTAAATAAACGCTCTCTTACAAATAAAAAGGTGGAAGCCGTTCATCAAGATGCCTTTCGCTTTCTGGAAGAATCAGATGGTTTCTATGATGTTATTCTGGTGGATTTGCCTGACCCGAATAATGAATCGCTTAACAAATTGTATACGATGGAATTTTATTCGCTGCTTCGCAACCATTTAACTCCCGGCGGAGCAATAATGGTCCAGGCGACAAGCCCAGTTTTTGCCCCACAAGTATACTGGACCATTGATAGAACGATACAGGCAGCAGGGCTTTCAACAAATAATCTTCATGTTGATGTTCCAAGTTTCGGCGGCTGGGGATTTGTTCTTGCTTCACGCCATCCGATTTCTCTCAAAGATTTACAAATAAAAGCAGAGACCCGTTATTTAACAACGGAGCTTTTGCCGGCGCTTGCCCGGTTTGGAAAAGATGAGGATGCCAAAATTGAAGACGAGAGCGGACATCCAGTTGAGTTAAGACCCAATACATTAATTCGGCCGAATCTTATTGAAGTATATGAAAAATCATGGAAATATTATTAAATGAACCAATGGTTCAAAAAAAGCTGTATCCAAGTCGATAAGTAACCGGCTTGGATACAGCTTTTTAATTATCTGGATTGATGCAGAACGCGGTCTGGCTATCCAATGCTTTTTGTTGATATATCGCTCTCTTTTTTATTTTTTATAATGCCGACACTTTCTTTCGCCGGGAACAGCAGGCTGAAAATGATGCCAAAGAAGGCAGCGATGAAAAAGGTAGTAAAGCGGGAAGAGATGATTGCCTCAAGTGGAGTGGAAATCCACACGACTGTGCTGATAAATCCGGCAAGAATCGTAGCGATGACCCCGATACCGGAATAACGCTTCCAGAAGAACGTGAGAATGATAGCTGGAGAGAGGGTACAACCAACGCCAGCCCAGGCCCAGCTAACGACAAGATATACAAGAGATTTAGATGTTAATGCAATGAGCAATCCTAGTAGGCCAGCTCCGATGATGGTTAATCTTGATACAGTTACCAGCTGTTTTTCTGTCATCTTTTTGCCTAGTGCGTTATTGACGATGTCTTCACTGACTGAGCTTGTAATGACAAGCAGTTGGGAGTCAGCAGTAGAAATAATGGCTGCCAAAATTCCTGAAAGTAAAATACCGGCCATCCATGCTGGAAGCAAGTCTAGCACCATAAAAGGTAAAATCGTTTCAACATCAGCAAACTCTTGCCCTTGGTATAACGTGAGAGCGGTCAGACCAATCATAAAGGCCCCGCCATAAGCAAGAAGGGTCCAAATGATAGCGACACGGCTGGCTGTTTTTGCTTCTTTATCATTTTTCAATGCCATAAAGCGAGCGCTGAGCTGTGGCTGGCCGCCTAGAAAGCCAAAAAACCAGGCGAAATTATTGAATAGAAGGAGGCCGAGGGCAAATCCAACTGCTCCACCTGTCCATGAATCCATCGTAGGACCGGAGGTGGCAAGTGCCGCACTAATAGAAAGGTCTGCGGCATGAATATGAAAAAGGGCAACAATTGGCAGGACGACGAGAGTGACAAGCATCATTAAGCTTTGAATCATATCTGTCCAGACAACAGATGTAAACCCGCCAAGATAAGAGAGGACAATAACGATAACAAGACTAAGAAGAGCTCCTACAGTGGGATCAATTTTAAAAACAGTAAACAAGGTTTTTCCGGCACCAGCAATTTGAGCGCCGAAATAAAACATCATAAAGCTGATAATTAAAATAGTAGACATCCACAGGATGATCTTTCCCTGGCTACCGAATCGTTTCGCTAAATAGCCGGGTAATGTCATAATTTTATGCTCTTCGGCTTCGTCCATAAATCGCTTCGCTAAAAATAACCAAGAGAAAACAATTCCTAAAGAGATGCCGACAGCTACCCATATACCAGAGAGTCCGGTAGAAAAGACAAAGCCAGTATAACCGAGGAGGAGCCATGCTGATTCACCGGTTGCCCTTTCTGAGAAAGCAAGCGCCCAACCAGGAAGCTGTTTGCCGCCGAGAAGGAAGGAAGCGTGATCCATTTCCCTTCGGCTGAATAGGTAACCAGCGCCAAGCATTAATAAGCAATAAAGAATGAATTCAACCATTATGATCGTTTGCATGTTTTATCATCCCTTTCAGAGTTTTTCACAGCTTTTTATAACTCTACGTCCATCCCAATTCCCTGTTGGACAGCTTTTTCATAGATGGTAGAGGCAGCAATCAAATCAAATAAGGCCATGCCAGTTGATTTAAAGATCAGCGGTTTTGGTGCATTTAACTGTAGATTGTGTTTACCAGAAACCACGCTGGAGAAAGGGATAATTTGCGACTGGGTGAACCAGCCTGCTCTCAACGGATCCATCACATCTCCTGATTCTTGGATAGCATCAAGTGTATCGATAAAGAGAGAATCAGCTTGTTTAAAGAGCTGTTCGGGAAGCTCGCGCATATGTGGTTGGAAAGACCCGATAGCGATAATCAGCTTGCTGTTATATAAAGAAGATTCATCCGGCAGGACAGGTGTACTGGACGTGGTGGCAGTCACTAGGATATCTGACCGGCTGATCACTTGGCTAAGATCATTTTCGATGCGAATAGTTATGCGCGGAGACAAGTAGGATTGAATTTTTCGAGAAAAGTTGGCAGCTTTTTCAGGTGTGCGGTTAAATAAGTAAATGTTTTGAATGTTACGTTCTAAGCATATAGCTAATAATTGATAAAAGCCTTGCACACCGGTACCGATCAATCCGACAGAGGCAGCATGAGCCGGAGCTAAATAGCGAGCGGCTAATCCTCCTAAGGCTCCTGTACGCAGCCCGGTTAAATAAGTGCCATTTAGTAAAGCTTTTGTTTGCCCATCCATGCCATCAATTAACATCATCGTTCCTTGGACAACGGGGCGGGATTGGTTGTCTGGAAAAACACTGACGATTTTTGTGCCGAATGATTGGCGGGCATAACAGGGCATAAGCAACAGAGTATTGTCTTCATAGGCAATGTGCGTTCTTGCATCCATCTGAAATTGTTCTTTGTCGTAAAGCTTATAGGCGATCTCCACTGCCTCGATTATGTCTGCCATTTCAACAGCCTGTTGCATGCTTTTTTGATCCAGTATTAGCAAATTACTCCCCCCTTTATAAAAAATAGATTAATTAAACAATAGCGTGTTCCAATACCAAATCATTTTCAGCAAATCTTTCTACGCGCAAAGGAGTAAGATCGAGCGTTTCGTATTTTCCTTTATAAATCAGTTCAGCTAATCCAAGACCAACCCCGGGAGCTTGCTGCATTCCGTGCCCGCTAAAGCCGAGAGAGAGATAATAGCCCTTCATTGTTGGATGCTCTCCAATAATGGCGTTTTGATCTTCGGTGTTAAAGTCATACAGACCTGCCCATCCGGACTCAAGCTTGGCCTCTTCAAAGTTGGGAACACGATGAGCTAACACTGGCCAAAGCTCTTCAAAGTAGGAGCGTTTCCAAGAGAAATCAATCCCCGGCTTCACGTCTTCTGAATAGCCAGTGATAATACGATCTCCTTCATGACGGAAGTAAACACCGGTTGGGTCAATTGTTAATGGCAATGGCTTTTCAAGTGGAACGGAAGGATGGAACTGGAATATTTGTCTCTTTAAAGGGACAACAGGCAGAGAAAGTCCGATTTTATCACTAAGAAGAGCTCCCCAGGCACCAGCACAATTAATCACTATAGGTGCATTAAATTCTTCTCCGTCCAGTAAACGGACCCCTGTTATTCGATGATTCTCCGTTAAAAAAGTATCTACCTCTTTAGAAATATAGTCGACGCCAAGCTTTTGTGCGTTTTTCTTATATGCCTGCATGACTGAGTAGGCATCCAAGTAACCGTCTTCGGAACAATACAGTCCGCCCGCCAGGTCGCTCACTTCCAGTTCAGGTATAATCGAGTGAAGCTCGGCAGGAGAAAGAAATTGAGAAGGCACCCCAAGCTCGTTTTGCAGTTTTCTTTGGCACTCAATCGCCGGCACCATTTCTTTTTTTGCTAGAAATAAGTAGCCTCGTTGCTGGAAGTCGATTTTAGCCGGTTCTCCATCAATGGACATGTCTTTGGAGAAAGATTGATATTTTTGCAGGCTATAACGGCTCAGTTTTACATTGATGGCCGTTGTAAATAATTGCCGGATACCACCTGCGCTCCGAGGAGTGGAGGAAAACTCATAAATTGGGTCTTTTTCAAACACGACGATCGTTCCCTCAAAACCAATTTTACGCAAAGAATAAGCTGTGCTTGATCCCATAACCCCGCCGCCTACGATAATAATATCTGCTTTTTTCATCTAAGAACCTCCTGTGTATTGTTTGAATTATTTACCATTATATTTAGAAAGCGCTTTCATTCAATGTGCAATTTATACAAAAATTTGATAAAATAAAAGAGAAAATTAATCGGAATATTCAAAATAGTTTCGTGAGGATAGCTAACTATTGAGGTGAAGACATGAAATTTTTTGAACAAATTGCCCAATCGATTGTAGAAAAAACGTCAGCTGTCTTAGAAGTATCGATGAGTATTACTGACGCAAAGGGAACAATCATTGGCTGCAGTAATTTAGAAAGGCTAGGTTCTCATCATGTTGTTACAGAGGAGGTAACAAGGGCGGGGCGATCGGTTATTTTTACGAAGGAAAACATAGCAGGCAGAGAAAATGTATTGCCGGGCGTAGCGACGCCGATACGCTTTCAGCAGCAAATTATTGGGGTTCTTGGCATTATCGGAGAACCGGATGAGGTAGGGAGATACGTAGAATTCGTCCGGACACATATAGAAATGCTTCTGCAAGAGTCTTTTCGAACAGAGACATTTTATTTGCAAATGAAAACGACCGAAATCTTTATCCAGCATCTCATCCACTTTAAGGAGTGGGATAACGAAGAGGCCCTTCACAATTACTGCGAAATGTCAGGCTTCCATTTTGACCGTCCCCGCATGTGTATTCTTATTGACATAGCCGCTTTGCATGCAGCAACAGAGGAGATAAAAGCAATCAGAATCTCGGAATATGATTTATTTCAAATTATTAGCAATTATTTTGAAGACCACTCTGAGGATATTATTAGCCCGATTAATCGGGGGCAATGGATGGTCCTAAAGTATATGGATGGCTATGAGCCTTCGAAAACAAGGCGTCAGTGTGAGCAAGCATTAAAAGCTTTAAAAAGGTTTCTTCAAGCCCACCACATTCCTGGACATGTATCTATTGCTTACGGGAAGAGTTACACGGGCTTCGCAGGGGTCAGCCGCTCTTACCAGCAGGCTTTACAAACATTATTAACAGGAAAAAAATATAAAAAGAGCTTGTCGGGGGTGTATGCGTTCGATGACTGGAACATTTTATTGAATACTCTCATTCAAGAAATTAACCCGGCTTTCACCGAAACTTTGGGTGATTATGTTGAAAAGTTATTATCTCATCCCAATGCTTCGATATTGGCAGAAACGTTCCTTGTCTACTGTGAACAGGGATTGAATGTCAGCCGGGCGGCCAGGAAGTTATTTGTTCATCGCAATACTCTCTTATACCGCTTGAACCAATTGAATGAAATTCTTTTTATGGACACACAATCTTTTGAACAATGTATGCTTTTGTACATATCCCTGAAGAAAAATGGAGATCGAGACAGCAGGCAGCCTTTGCCTGCGAAGTAATGCCTTCGCTTTTATGAGAGTGTTTTAAAAAATGTTAAAGAGACACTGAAAGGTGGGACTATAAAAAAACTGTTCCGCAGGCCGCGGAGCAGTCTCAAATTTATAGTGTAACTTCTGTTGTGGCAGGAAGCAGTTTTCCAGGATTTAAGATATTATCAGGATCCAGCAGGTTCTTAATACCGGTCATCACGTTAAGCGCTTCGCCATGTTCTTGCCTTTGATACTTAATCTTGCCGAGGCCGACGCCATGTTCCCCTGTGCACGTTCCGCCGAGCGATAGAGCAAACGAAACAATTTCGCTATTTAGCCGTTCAATTTTACGAGTTTGCTCAAGGTCTTGTGGATCAAATAAGGTAAGAGTATGGAAGTTTCCATCACCAATGTGTCCAAGAACAGCCCCGTCCATCCCGTATGCTTCAATGCGTGCACGGGCATAATCGACCATTTCCGGCAGCTTCGATATCGGTACACATACATCGGTATTAATGGTTTGCAGCTTAGGGTTGCTGTGACGGAAAGCGTAGGATAAGTCATGCCGGGCTTTCCAAAGCTGTGCTCTTTTTAAGCTGTCCTTTTCAAAAACAAATGTGTAACATTGGTGTTCCTCTAACAATTCCTGAACGAATTGGGTGTCTGCTTCATTTCCAGCCTCGTTTCCGTGAAACTCCAAAAACAAAGACGGTTCTTCAGGAAAGTCTGTTCCGCTAAAAGCATTCACTTGAGCAATAGAGCGATCATCAACAAGCTCCATGCGGGCAATCGGAATGCCAGCAGTGAGTATAGAAACCGCTGCCTCTACACATTGTTTTACAGTAGGAAAGCAAGCTCTAGCCGCCATAATCGATTCGGGAATGCCATGAAGCTTTAATGTAATCTCGGTAAATAATCCGAGTGTTCCTTCCGAGCCAGCAAACAAACTGTTCAAATGATAGCCGGAAGAAGATTTTTTAGCGAGTGAGCCGGTATGAATGAGCCGACCGTCTGCCAGAATGACTTCGAGGTCGAGAATCTGGTCTCTCATCACCCCGTAGCGCACGGCCTGAGTACCGCTTGCATTCGTAGCAGCCATGCCGCCTATCGTCGCATCCGCCCCGGGATCAACCGGGAAAAAGAGGCCATGTTTATTTAGTTCTTGATTCAATTGCAGTCTTGTCACGCCAGGCTGTACTTTGACAATTAAATCTTCTGGCCGCAGCTCAATAATTTTGTTCATTTGGGTAAAGTCGACAGATATTCCTTGGTGCACAGGAATAGCATGCCCTTCAAGGCCCGAGCCGCTTCCGAAAGGAACGACGGGAGCCTTATATTCTTTAGCAAACTGAATAATCTTTTGTACGTCGTCCGTGGAGGTGGGAAATACGACAACATCAGGCAGGACAGGCTCAAAATGGGACTCATCCTTGCTGTGATGCTCTAATATCGTTTCATTGACTGTTACTTTTTCCGGGCCAAGTAGGCCGGTTAATTTTTCAACGAAATTCATCCTTTCACCACTTTCATGGAAATGATTTTTTTAAATATTCATTCATTTGAATGATAGCATACGAGGTAATTGCTGTATACTAAAGATTGTCTATAATTGCCAGTGAGGAAGAGGTATGGAGTGTATCAGTGCGTAGTGAAGCTTCAGAAGTACGGAGATGGTTTATTTTCAATAAAGGGGACTTCTAGCTTGCCCATTGCAAAAAAACCGTCCGGTTCAGCGGACGGTTGAAGGCAGAAGATAGCTTATTAAATTTGCTGGAGAAGTCTATTTGGAGAGAGTGGCAAGCTCTTCATTAAGCTCTTGCAGTTCCTTCTCTATGCGTATGAGCTGTTCTTCGGCTTTCGATACACCGTTTCCTGTAGACTCAAGTTTTTCAATGTCTCCTTGGATCCGAATGTAGTCCATTTTCAGTTCAGCGATTTTTGATTCAATTTCAGATTTTGTCATTCTTTTTTCTCCTTTATTATTTTCTTATATATTAAGGGAGAGAAAGAATGGATGGCAACTTTAAAGAATGGAGGATAATGATGTTTGGATTAAATCTAAAACTGCCGGTGTGGCAAGCGCCGATGGCAGGAGTATCCACACCAGAGTTAACAGCAGCTGCTTCAAATGCCGGTGTGCTTGGCAATGTTGGTGCTGGTTATTTATCGGGAGAGCAAACAGAAGAATTTATCCAGCGTGTAAAAAGACTGACAAATGCTCCTTTTGGTGTTAACTTGTTTGTGCCCGAGCAAGTAAAGACAACCCATGAGCAAGTAACAGCAGCCCATCAGCTGCTTTCTCCGTTTCGCGAGCAGCTTGGTATAGCAGAAGACGTAGACAGCATCTCCTTTAGCCCTCCTGCTTTTGATGAGCAACTTGCTGTTGTTTTGCAAGAAAAGGTAAAAGTATGTTCATTTACTTTCGGGCTGCCGCCGAAAAGAGCAATAGAGAAATTAAAGGAAAACGGGATCATTACGGTCGGCACAGCGACAACAGTGGATGAAGCCCTTGATTGCGAAAAGGAAGGGATGGATGCTGTTGTAATCCAGGGGAGTGAAGCAGGTGGACATAGGGGGACGTTTCAGTCACCTGAGAGCTTGATTGGTTTAATGGCGTTGCTGCCACAGGCTGCTCAGGAAGTGCGCATTCCCGTTATTGCAGCAGGTGGGATCATGAATGGAAAAGGAATTGCAGCTGCCCTTTGTCTTGGTGCTTCAGCTGTGCAGCTTGGCACAGCGTTTCTAGTTACAGCAGAAAGCGGTGCCCATCCACTCCATAAAGAGGCTATTCTATCAGCGAAGGAAAATGATGCGGTATTGACAAGAGCTTTTTCTGGGAAAACAGCCCGCGGCATTTCCAATCGATTTATAAAGGAAATGCAGCAGCATGAAGAAGTGTTTTTGCCGTATCCACTGCAAAACACATTGACACAACCTATAAGAAAACAGGCGGGAAAACAAAATAACAAAGAATATTTATCTCTCTGGTCAGGTCAGGGGACAAGATTGAGCAAACAGCAGACTGTCAATGAATTGGTTGAGAGTCTAGTAGACGAAATGGACGCCTCTTTATTAGCAGCTAACCGGACAGTACAGAATATAAGAAGAGGCTCTCTAACAGAACCACAATAATCATGATAAGAAAACAAATAAAAAATCAGCCCATAAACGGCTGATTTTTTATTTATATATTTAATAAAATTGCACAAAGTCAAAAGCTAGATTTAAAAAGAATAGGGAATGAATAGCGACAAAGATTAATCCTTGTTTGTTTAATTTTTGTGTGATTACTTGATCCATATATATCACCCCGTTAAAAGTTTGTAGGTTTATTATATAACCATTTTCACAAAATTTCAAAACTTTTTTAACTAATTTGTCACATTTTTTTTGGATTGGGCCTTGACTTATTTTTTTGTATGGGAATTGCATCCTTTTTTTCAAAAAGAAAGACAAAACGAAAGAGAGCAGAGGCTCTCTTTCGTTTTGTCTTATAAAATTGGAGATAGCAGCCTGGAAATGGATTCTTTAAATTTAATCATTGTTGTTCGGTTTTTATAAAGCTCTGGAGTGAGCTCAAAGCAAAGTTCCATATCTTTTTCAAATATCTCTGCTAGTTTTCGTCCTGTCTCATGGTGGTAAATAAAAGCATTCACTTCAAAATTTAAACGGAAGCTGCGTACATCAATATTGGCTGTCCCGACGGAACTTAGTTTTTTGTCAACAACAATTGTTTTTGCATGAATGAAGCCGGCATCATAAATGTATGTTCTAGCCCCGGCTTTTATTAGCTCGCCGATATAAGAATAGGTAGCCCAGTACACAAACAAATGATCAGGCTTGTTTGGTATCATGATTCGAACATCTACACCTGAAAGGGCAGCAATCCGTAAGGCGTCCAGCAGGCTTGCATCAGGAATGAAATAAGGTGTTTGAATGTAAACGGACTCCCGTGCTGACGAAATCATTTTGATATATCCGTTTTTTATCTGTTCCCATTCTGAATCCGGCCCGCTTGTCACAATTTGCATGGACACATCATTATTAGAAGGGCTGTTTGGAAAGTAAGTATCTGAGTAATGGATGTCATGGCGATCCGAGGCCTGGTTCCAATCCAAGATAAATCGAGTTTGAATTGAATGGACAGCTGTCCCTTCAATCCGTAAATGGGTATCCCTCCAGTAGCCGAATTTTGGATTAAGTCCTAAGTACTCATCGCCGATATTGAATCCGCCGACATAGCCAATGTTCCCATCAATAATCGCAAGTTTACGATGATTGCGATAGTTGAGGCGCAAATTAATAAAAGGGATTTTTGAAGGGAAAAAGATTTCAACGATGCCGCCAGCTTCTATCAATTCTTTGAAGTGTCTTTTGTGTACACCCCGGGATCCCATTTCATCGTATAAAACCCTTACTTTGACGCCTTGCTTTGCCTTTTCTGTTAACAAATGAACAATTTCTGATCCGAGATCATCCACACGAAAAATGTAGTACTGCAAATGAATATGGTGTTTTGCTCGTCTGATATCTTGAAGCAGAGAATGAAACTTATCTTTCCCGTCGATGAAAATGTTCACATCGTTGTCCTCGGTTAGAATGGCATCGTTATTGCGCAGCAGCATATAGACTAAGTCCTCGTTTTCTTCAGTATGAGGGTTGCGAAAACGAAACAATTGATTTTTAATCTCACGCATTTGAGTTTGGATGGTTGATTCAATGCCAATTTTCACTTTTTCATCCCAGTCAAACAAATGCCGTCTGCTTAAATTTTGGCCAAAAATTAAGTAAAGAATAAAACCAAGGATAGGAATAAACAATAAGACCATCAGCCACGCCCAGGTAGCTGCGGCATCCCGTCTTTCCATAAAGATAACGACAATAGAAAAAGAAAAGTTCAACAAAAAAAGAGCGTAAGCAATCCAGCTCCACATATGTGCTTCCATTGTTTCCACCAGCTTTATCGATAGTATTTAGATCTATGTTAACAAGGAAAGATAAATATTTCTATAAGTCAAATTAGGAAGAGGAATGAAAAACCTACTTGACACATAGGAATAGATGATATAGGCTATTCGTTAGTGAAAAGGAGGAAAGTACCTATGAACTTATTTTTCATCATTATAAATGTAGTAGCCCTGCTTGTTTTGGCAGGTGTTTTATATGGGATGCAGAAAAAGCATATCTCGTTTTCAAAGCGAGTATTTACCGCTCTAGGAATGGGAATTGTCTTTGGTTTTATCCTGCAGCTCATTTATGGGTTGGAATCAAAAACATTACTCCAGTCTACGGAGTGGTTTAATATTATCGGCACGGGCTATGTCAAACTATTGCAAATGGTAGTCATGCCGCTTGTATTTATTTCGATTGTTTCTGCTTTTACAAAGCTCACTCTCACAACGAATCTTGGAAAGGTTGCTGGGCTGATTATCGGTTTGCTTGTTGGCACGACAGCTATCGCAGCAGCTATTGGGATCAGTGCGTCTCTCGGATTCCATCTTGAAGCCGTCCAAATTCAGGGGGGAGAAACTGAGCAGGCACGGGGAATGGAAATTGAGCAACAGTATTCAGAGATTCAAGATCAGTCCTTCCCGCAAAAAATTATTGAACTCATACCGGCTAATCCGTTCCTTGACTTTACAGGCCAGCGGAGCACTTCTACCATTGCCGTTGTAATCTTTGCGGCCTTCGTCGGATTCGCTTATCTTGGCATTAAAAGAAAAGAACCGGAACAAGCTGAATTTTTCAAGAAAATGATTGATGCCATTTACTCGATTGTCATGCGTATTGTGACACTTGTGCTACGTATTACACCTTATGGAATCTTGGCTATCATGGCAAAGACGGTAGCAACGAGCAACTTTACGGCCATTGCAAAGCTCGGAGAATTCGTCTTGGCTTCTTATATAGCGCTGGCTGTTATGTTTATTATTCACTTGCTTATTTTAACTCTCGTCGGATTAAATCCAATGACTTATGTGAAGAAAGTATTGCCTGTTCTGTCATTCGCATTTACTTCCCGCTCAAGTGCAGGTACATTGCCTTTAAATGTTAAAGCGCAAACGTCATCACTAGGTGTGCCTGAAGGGATTGCAAACTTTGCCGGTTCATTCGGACTATCAATCGGTCAAAATGGCTGTGCAGGTGTATATCCAGCTATGCTTGCTGTAATGATTGCACCAACAGTAGGTATTAATCCACTTTCTCCAACGTTTATTTTGACATTAATCGCAGTGGTAGCGATCAGTTCATTCGGAGTAGCCGGCGTTGGTGGCGGAGCTACGTTCGCAGCTATCCTGGTATTATCAACAATGAACCTTCCTGTAGCGCTTGCT is from Bacillus sp. PK3_68 and encodes:
- a CDS encoding nitronate monooxygenase; its protein translation is MDGNFKEWRIMMFGLNLKLPVWQAPMAGVSTPELTAAASNAGVLGNVGAGYLSGEQTEEFIQRVKRLTNAPFGVNLFVPEQVKTTHEQVTAAHQLLSPFREQLGIAEDVDSISFSPPAFDEQLAVVLQEKVKVCSFTFGLPPKRAIEKLKENGIITVGTATTVDEALDCEKEGMDAVVIQGSEAGGHRGTFQSPESLIGLMALLPQAAQEVRIPVIAAGGIMNGKGIAAALCLGASAVQLGTAFLVTAESGAHPLHKEAILSAKENDAVLTRAFSGKTARGISNRFIKEMQQHEEVFLPYPLQNTLTQPIRKQAGKQNNKEYLSLWSGQGTRLSKQQTVNELVESLVDEMDASLLAANRTVQNIRRGSLTEPQ
- the cls gene encoding cardiolipin synthase, yielding MEAHMWSWIAYALFLLNFSFSIVVIFMERRDAAATWAWLMVLLFIPILGFILYLIFGQNLSRRHLFDWDEKVKIGIESTIQTQMREIKNQLFRFRNPHTEENEDLVYMLLRNNDAILTEDNDVNIFIDGKDKFHSLLQDIRRAKHHIHLQYYIFRVDDLGSEIVHLLTEKAKQGVKVRVLYDEMGSRGVHKRHFKELIEAGGIVEIFFPSKIPFINLRLNYRNHRKLAIIDGNIGYVGGFNIGDEYLGLNPKFGYWRDTHLRIEGTAVHSIQTRFILDWNQASDRHDIHYSDTYFPNSPSNNDVSMQIVTSGPDSEWEQIKNGYIKMISSARESVYIQTPYFIPDASLLDALRIAALSGVDVRIMIPNKPDHLFVYWATYSYIGELIKAGARTYIYDAGFIHAKTIVVDKKLSSVGTANIDVRSFRLNFEVNAFIYHHETGRKLAEIFEKDMELCFELTPELYKNRTTMIKFKESISRLLSPIL
- a CDS encoding L-cystine transporter — its product is MNLFFIIINVVALLVLAGVLYGMQKKHISFSKRVFTALGMGIVFGFILQLIYGLESKTLLQSTEWFNIIGTGYVKLLQMVVMPLVFISIVSAFTKLTLTTNLGKVAGLIIGLLVGTTAIAAAIGISASLGFHLEAVQIQGGETEQARGMEIEQQYSEIQDQSFPQKIIELIPANPFLDFTGQRSTSTIAVVIFAAFVGFAYLGIKRKEPEQAEFFKKMIDAIYSIVMRIVTLVLRITPYGILAIMAKTVATSNFTAIAKLGEFVLASYIALAVMFIIHLLILTLVGLNPMTYVKKVLPVLSFAFTSRSSAGTLPLNVKAQTSSLGVPEGIANFAGSFGLSIGQNGCAGVYPAMLAVMIAPTVGINPLSPTFILTLIAVVAISSFGVAGVGGGATFAAILVLSTMNLPVALAGLLISVEPLIDMARTAVNVSGSMTAGVVTSRITKELDTTVYNEEQKEAIYS